Part of the Thunnus albacares chromosome 11, fThuAlb1.1, whole genome shotgun sequence genome, GGTAAGGCaaatttatttgtgtagcacatttcaaaaacaaggcaattcaaagtgctttacatagagcataaaaggcatcaagacaaaatataaaagcaacacaagtataaagacatttaaatacaatttaaaagtgtttaatttggaaacaaaaagaagctaaaaaggaataagacagataaaacaggagaataaaagttacaatGCAGTGTGAAAttttaaccctcaaatttggtttaataaaaggcagcggcagacagaaaagtcttcagctgtgatttcaaagaactgagagttgcagcagacctgcagttttctgggagtttgtttcacatatgtggagcataaaaactgaacgctgcttctccatgtttagtttttactctggagacagaaagcagacgtgatccagaccacctgagaggtctagatggttcataacgtagcagcagatcagaaatgtattttggccctaaaccattcaatgctctataaaccaacagcagtattttaaaatcaatgctTTGatagacaggaagccagtgtaaagatctgagaaccGGAgttatatgatccactttcttggtcttagtgaggactcgagcagcagcgtctgaatcagctgcagctgtctgatcaattttttagggagacctgtgaagacggcgttacagtagtcaagtctactgaagataaatgcaggacaagtttttccaaatcctgctgagacacaagtcctttaattcttgatatattcttcaggtgatagtaggctgactttgtaattgtcttaatgtggctgttgaaattcaggtctgagtccatgacgacaccaagatttctgacttggtttgtagtttttaacattatcaattgaagctgagtgctgacttttaaacgttcttccttggctccaaaaacaattacttcagttttgtctttgtttaattgaagaaaattctggcacatccaatcgttgatttgttcaatgcacttactcagtgcttgtattggactgtagtcccctggtgatatggttatgtaaatttgtgtgtcatctgcataactgtggttacatattttttgttctccataatctgagctagtgggagcatgtagatgttgaacagaagaggccccagaatggagccttggggaaccccgcatgtcatttttgtccgcTCATATGTGTGATTTATATTcatgctgcctcaacaaatacagatacaaatacaaatactgggctctctgtaCATCCCTAACTCTCTGATCTAGTCTCAAAAGATGTAGTTGCCTCTCAATGTCCtagataaatgaaaatattcggGTGCTGACACAAAAATGCTGCAAagctttgtgtcatttttgatcAAAAGCAAGTCAGATCAATCCTGTTTTCATCATCTTAGAAACAGTTCAAAGATTAGGCTATTTCTTTCTGccaaaaatctgaaaactgtCATCCTCACCTTCATAACCAGTCAGCTGGTCCACTGTAATTCCTTGCTCTCTGACATCGTGGTTCCCGAGGCTGCCAGCTCTCTCTTCTGTCCAGCTCCTCAGAGTCTCCGCTGCCCAGCACCACAGACGACGCCCAACCTGATCCTGAGCCATCAGCCACCCCTGCCAACACCCAGCCTGAATCCCAGTCGTTGGCCACCCCTGCTGACGCCCCACCAGACCTCCAGCCAATGGCTGTCTCCGCCGACATCCTGCCAGACCCCCAGCTGTCGGCTGTCTCCGCTGACATCCTGCCACACCCCCAGCCATCAGCTGGCCCCACTGATGCCCAGCCAGACCTTCAGCAGTCAGCTGCCATCGCCCTGCCAGTTCAAGAGATGTTGGCCGTCGACGCCCTGCCAGACCTCCAGTCGTCGGCCGCCCTCATCAATGCCCCACCAGACCTCCAACCATCTGCTACCATCatctagctggtgaacatagtggagcactGTTCACCAGCTAAATCAGAGCCCCGTCAATGCCTGCCCTTCTGAGTGGCTTTGTCGATGTCTCAGCCCTCAAGGTCTCTGCCCTGAGCATCTCTGTCAGCCTCCAGAAGAGTCCCACCTACATCATTGACCTCCAGAGCAGTCCTCCCCATCTGTTCTGCCATTTGGTTGACCTCCCAAGTGACTCCACCCATCTGTTCTGCCTTCTGGTCACCCTCCAGAGTGGCTCCACCTATCTGCTAGctagactagctggtgaacatagtggagcctttagcagctaaagagccagatatttccctcaggagttgttAGAGAGCAAATACAGAGccaaaagagagtgaatattggacttacattcatcaggtggacagaaacacaactccaaatgaatgataatgatgCTCTGAACTGCTGGGGGTAGGCATAAGCAACTCTTTGCtaacaaatataacatattaacttaaaagctgatgagaTTCAAGATTCTAGAATCAAATACTTATCTAGACATGTAGTTTGTTAAAAACTTTCACTTTTCAACAAAATATAGCCTAATTCCAACCCAGATATCTTGATATCTTTGATCTGCAAATCAGTAAATGAGTATAAAATAACTCTTGTTTCCAGCATGTTTTCTCTTGTTACAAGATTGATTCTAGAAAATTCTTGAAATGTGGATTTATATCGCAAACAGAAGAGTTCAAAAGTAGTTTTTAGACACTTTGGACACATTTGGCCGAATAACTTGTCAGAGCAgagatatttttacagtttgcaGTCAGTGTAGTTTaatttcctttctctctgtctctttatgtCCCACATGACTGAGTCTTGTAATTCTGCTTTAATTGCACTGAACTCATCCACATTGTAAACAACGCAGCAGAATGAGAATTTAACGAGTGGGCGAACACCTCAATGTGTTGAGGTGATTAGGTATTAATGAGCCTCTCTGTTAATTGCACACATCAGGCTGAATGTTAATACTGTGTGCTGAACACTGCTGGGCTTATGGGATGGATCCCAGTTGTagatctctctcacacacaaacacaaacacaaacacacacatacacattcacgTGGAGCTACGTCCGTCCTTCAGCAGAAAGTCGAGTGAAGGCGGGCAGATGTTGCCTGAGCAATAATTCATGATTACCTTTAATCACTTTCTGTAACGAGCTTACTGTTCAAACAAACTCTGATGAAAAATTCACAGCTGTTACAATAACAAAGTCATCTGCATCCAAACATCTAAATCTCCTCCCACATCTTAGATTTTGTCCAACAGTTGAGAAAGATCTGTTGTTGAGAATATTTGCTTCCAACTTTGTCAGAAATTGACAAACTCTGTCACTCTTCCGGCTGAAATGACACTTCCCCAGCGGTATATTTTAAGTTTCTGaatcttctctttccttttattTATGGTGTGTATGTTGTTTGTCTCACACTTACATACAGACTAAGTCTAATACAGAAATGAGAGCAGAATGATGCATATTCATTGAAACTATAGGAACACAATTTGTGGTGACACAATTTTAAGAGTAACGTCTGCCCCTCTTGGCATAatcggcaggacaacatcatttgtctgtactttccaaaaccgttacatATCACTGTTAaagaattatgatgttttatgatgtgacaacgctgtggttaacgtctggttaggtttaggcacaaaaatcatttggttaggtttagggaaagatcatggtttgggttaaagtgatcactttgttaaggttagaaaaacatgtgatgTGGGTAAAAGTTACTAcctccttaaagttaggccacctcCATCGTCATTGCTACAATAATGACCATGGGGTtaaaggttaggggacgatcgtAGTtacgctttttaaaaaaactgtcccaactcaTGGTGGCAAACAGGAAACGAACAGAAGTCTTCTGTTGGATTAATGCCTCtatccaccctcctcctctaaatgaggaaatctgtccacatgTTTACACACCATCTGAACTATACCACTGCTCTGAGTCATAATTATtacagccgctagatggcagctgtcactcaaacataactgtAGGTCGTTTTTGggtgactgacattacaacctaTTGTGTCCTTTTTCTTGGAAGGACAGTCTCAAATTAAGTTGCTTTGCCTTTAgttaattaatttatataatGAGTCAATACaatggaaactgcttatagtgatcacagttacagtgatcaaccgctaatatggatcaaaaagcttgggtcagaatcattcctatacaaatgctgtttaaataatttgcttatagtaatcaagtagtccactttcagtgttcattttgggtcttttcatacatgaaaacatatgggAAAAACTATGCTAATTACTTACCTTACTCCCATAGTTCAcgtatgatgtgtatttagtGGCTGCGGAACCATTATCAGGCGTTGTGGCACACCTCTGCAGGTTTGTGTGGAGGTGCAGGGTGTGGGTGATTATTTGTAACCattgtgaaacaatcagaaaataacatttttttcctttcattcaccggctttctcgctaccagtGATCACTGTTCTCATCCACTTtctagctcgctcaaccactgcttctctctctctctctctcgtcttttttaaaatgagtcggaaAGCcatcagcaaagcctaactttacttttaatgttatcaaatgaagagaaatgtcctcccctcttcctagtaatgtttttgtcttccctcatggcagggttgtgcAGCGTTACAGTGTAGCCCCGGCCCCGCAGCCTAAACGCACAATGCAGAACCCGTCTAATTCAGGCTGGGGGCGTgcgtgcacattgaaatcatgacaggaaaaagaaaaggagaaagtaattttctctcaatgaaaaacgtagTGTCATTGAAGCTCATGACAAACTCCCAAAAACAAGCCAATGAGATGCAACAGAGAAACAACaagcgtttgaaacagctgtactatattttgaaacagtttataaaattcagtaaatagcaaagctgcccatttcattattttatattcatgtaataaatatacaaatgtcgATTAGATggcatgagaaattaagaaaaagaaaaaaaatcttataataATCattgcttatagtgatcatttTGACCCCGACGGATGTGATCACTATAAccggtttccactgtataaaaGGTCTCAAATTCTTCCATGATTTAATGTTCATCTGTAAACCTTCTTCTGCACATTAAACAACACTAAACCTTCTTCTGTGAATGTTCAGCTAAcatcttctgtgttttctctgtggCAGATTACGATATGGATGACGGATATTTTGACGCCATTCTGGGAGGTGAGTTCAGATTTTCTCACCATGTATGAGCCATTCAACGAATCCCACCGGTTTTGTCTCTTCAGGCCTCATTTCTGCTTCTGTAGACAATAATACACTGCTGAGTACAGACAGCAGCCCTGGTTCATtgagactgaaaaaaacacacacttctcttGAAGAAAACTAGAAATACCGCCTTGCAAATGTATGCCTCCAACAACctgtcaagttgcagtttacatccatgtgtGTCCAGATTCATATAATATTCTTAGTGAttactttgaaggaatttaataaaatcaccacagtttcaaggtgggaacCAATATTAGTGTCAACAATTCAGTatccgaccaaatgtgaaacatggtcacaatctcccctgctgttcctgagttatggtgttcTTGCAGGACATTGTGATGTCAcggtgaagttgacctttgacctttcggatataaaatgtcttcacttcattttatcctattagacatttttgttaaactttgtcataattagcatatgaattcttgagttatggccaacAGCGTGTTTTGTGAGGttacagtgaccttgacctttgaccaccaaaatctaatcagttcatccaaacgtccaagtggatgtttgtgccaaatttgaagaaattccctcaaggcatTTCTGAGATATCATGTTCACAAGAATGGGACAGACGTACAtatggacagacagacggacagacaacccaaaaatatAATGCCTCCAGCCATGGCTGTCACAGAGGCATAAAAAAAGTCTGATAAATGTCCTGGAACAAAGGCTTTTAAAGCCAGAATTCAAAAGTTTTATTTGATAGTCTTTGGTGtttgagagggggggggggggggtgcaaaACAGGGGACGCAcgtcaaataattttttaagcacTGGGGAGGGAGTTACAAACAGGTgacaaactaaaggaaaaactggtacacgtctgaatgcttgacccccacagtgaggggatccggtggctctgttatgctttggggggtATTTTGCTGGTAtgatttgggtccacttgtcaccttagagggaagggtcactgctaatcaatgcaaagttgttctgagtgatcacctttatcccaTGATGAAACAtatctatcctgatgggagtggtctcttccaggatgacagtgccccaattcacagggcatgaggggtcactgaatggtttgaaagattttggactgacgtgttagacagcgctctccaccaccgttatcaaaacatcaaaaaagggaatatctttttgaagaatggtgttcctcagccttggcattgattctacaattGATTCTGTTcttctggaactcttctggagggatgaacaccattcttatAAGCCATccttacatataaaaaaaaaaaatctccctctcACCCCACTCCtatgggggggtggtggtgtgtcttcctcaagctcgggtcctctaccagaggcctgggagtttgagggttctgcgcagtatcttagctgttcctaggactgcgttcttctggacagagacctcagatgttgtacctggaatctgctggagccactctcccagtttgtgggtcacagcccccagtgctccaattaccactggcaccagTGTTtcctttactccccacatcttttctagctcctctttcagcccttggtatttttcgatcttctcatgttccttcttcttgttgttgctgtcactacgtctatcaccactgccttcctctgttgtttgtcgatcaacacaatgtccggttggttagccatcaccagcttgtcagtctggatctggaagtcccacaggatcttggcttggtcattctcaaccaccttagaGGGTGTCTTCCATCATGACCTCGGGACTTCCAACCCATACTCAATGCaaatgttcctgtacactatgccagccacttaattatggcgttccatgtacgctgttcctgccttCATCTTACactattatgtgctgaactgtctcaggagcatctttgcacagcctgcacctggggtcctgtctggtgtggtagatccccgcctctattgatcttgtactgagtgcctgttcttgtgctgccatgattagtgcttctgtgctgtccttcagtccagccttttccagccactggtaggatttcttgatatcagccacttcttctatctgtgtatatatatatatatatatatatatataacatacaaatgtcaattagatgataatctgcatgagaaataaagaaaaagaaaaaatatggttaaaataatcatccgcttatagcgatcaatttgacccagacagacgtgatcactataagcagtttccactgtatatcTATACGTTTGCTTGTTCTCCTAGTGCCTGTGTAGGTTCTCTCTGGCTTCCTGTGGCTTCGTTCCACAGAcctaaaacatgcaggttagaTTATTTGGCGACTCTAAATTGCCCGtaggtgtgagtgtgaatggttgtttGTCTCTATCGCTGCTGGTGACCTGTCCAAGAGGTTCCTCCCGCCCATTGTCAGCTGAGATCGGCTCAGCTTCCCCATAACCCTCTAGAGGATAAGGGTtatagaaaatggatggatggatggataataCATTCCTGCCCTCAACCCTGAAGCTGAGTTTTCATCAACTGGATGACATCCACAGGAGCATGAAAGTGTTTATGGCAAAAAAGTCTGTTATCCCGTATTCTACACTCTATATTATAAGAGATCTCAGAAATAACAGTGTTCTGCTTAAAGTGTACCCACATATCTTAGTCCaagatcaaaataaaacctCATTAAATCCAAGCGATCCACTGTGAGGGTGTACATAATACAAGAGAATGGCATTGGGGTGAAATCCGTTGAACCAAGAGTACAAATTACTAAATCGAGAGCACAAATTAGTTACTTTTCTCAGTGGTCCCTCCTGGGCTCTGTAAAATTCACATATATATTAAGCAGGAAAGTGATGTCAGAATGGTGGAAAATTTACTTTAATATGACTCAAACATAACTGCAGAAAATGGACTTATACTGAATATATGGTGCAGAGAAATTAAACTAtatgatgttttctgtcttcttcttggATATTGTATCTGTGTGAGACCAGCTGTGACTGTGAAACCTCATCTCAGTCTGTTCTGACTCATTTATCTTCCTTTTCCCAGTTGTCATCGCCGCCGTCATCCTGGTGCTGATCGGTCTGGCGGTTGTTGTGATCCGCTACATGTTCAGACACAAGGGCTCATATCGCACCAACGAAGCCAAGGGCATGGAGTTTGCAGAGACAGCGGACACAGCGCTGCGAGGCGACCCTGCCCTGCGTGACGCCATGGACATCAGCAAGAAGGAGTACTTCATCTGAGCATGtgcaaactgctgctgctgtgttcacTGGACCTCACTGTGGTTTTGATGTGGATTTATGTGGTTTTGGAAGATGAGTGGCCAGATActcagcaggaaaaaaaatcgCTCTGCtccattttcacatttactcttttttttatcagtgtgactgatctgacatcagtttgaaaacaaaacatcagtgtCTGGAGATGCATCTTCTGTCCATccagtttgtctgtctgtagtGTACTTTGAGGCTGTGAACTTAAAAAGTCTCCAATGGAAGAGATCGTCCTTGTTTTGGGGAAAAATTGCATTTGAAAGTTCAGcagaagctaatatgaggcttcagctgaactgtgaacacatttttgcagagaatgtggactgttgattttgtccctcatcacttactGTACATCGGAGTTACATAAGGAAGGAATCTCCAGCCAGTAtagagagaggagaaatgattacagcaagtaaTAGctctttcaatgtacatataagcctgaatattgtttaaaggggaaatattctgcatatttctatatctatatttatattctggggctctttACATGATTTCTAGTTAAAACCTTATTTATCatatactggtcctttatgcagcccctcagttcagcctctgtctcaacaggccgttttagctcctgtctctttaaggcccacctcctgatgagcccactctgttctgattggccagcttcctCTGGCTCtggaaatgtaaacaaacaacagtagtaGAATTCCActattttttcttattctttactcaaaatatgaACTTCTAAAGTCTGTCCgtacatgttttaaaactattaaaaacatgttaatgagccacactgcactgggtgacatgttctttcattaTGAAGAATTTAGTCACGTTAGCTTAGAAACgactccaaagagtaaaaattGCAATAAGATAGTAACCTGCTACTGGGCATGCGCCGAAATTCAGTTCCGTTtgcagagctttgctagcttgttgtgctacataccATAATCCCTTGACTTTGTACcgaagttctttgagaaatgtataatgtaggctacaaagtcaagaggttgtgatatgttgCACAACAAGCTAGGACTCAAGGACCCTTATTGTCATCTCACCACAGTTACCTACATCTACTTACATCTACTTTTCAGTGTCAAATGCTACCTATGAATTGTGTTTCATTGGCTCGATGCAAAGGTAGCATAAATGCACAGGTATTAAAACTTtagaataattaaaattaaggtttaaaatagaaaaaaagatttgaaaaataaaaaatagggAATGTAAATAATCTTGTGTGCAAGGTTGAATTGGTACAGGCATTGAAAAACTGGCAGCATTCGTGAACATAGATTGTGAAAaagatatgtatatatatgtatatgtgtatatatatatatatatatatatatatatatatatatatatatatatatatatatatatatatatacatatacagttcTGTGCAAAAGTtctaggcactaaaagtaaagtgagaatgcttacaaaaatattgttataaattgttttaatttatcaattaacttcttaaaaagttgagtaaacagcagaaacctaaatgaaatcaatatttgctgtgagcagcttttcctttaaaacagcagtagttctcctcggtacattttaacacagtttttaatggtaacttgcaggtaggttgttgtaaccatcctggagaaagaatgttgttctctggatttattatttaggccatctcaggtgcttcttcatgtaatcccagattgactccatgatgttgagatcagggctctgtgggggccaaaccatctgttgcaggactcatcattcttcttgttgctgaaaatagttaatgactctagctgtatgctcgGGGTcactgtcatgtcatgaataaatttgggactgatcagacacctccctgatggtattgcataatgaataagaatctaaacatctagggtgcctaaaacttttgcacggtactatatatatatatatatatatatatatatatatatatatatatatatatatatatatatacacacacacacacatctggctAATGTTTTACAGTACAGAAATACAGGACAGACAGAGTGCAGTAGTGAAGGAGGATCAGGTGATTAAGTTATTGACCATACAACTTTGTTGAGGTGGTGcaattgtattttgtgtgtgtgagtatgtaggGGGTGGGGATGtacagagagcccagtatttgtatttgtctctctatttgttgaggcagcaaaattatttgtatttgtatttgaataaaagtggaaagaggcataaaaatcttgttttcgtttttattacgcttttaattttagaaaattaaagtgttacaataagtgttcataaataaactaccttatgaaggaggtcctcacaccaggtctcaaactggagtctcccagatcatagacgactgcactgactactgagctaaagctttactcattgcctcattgcagacagacctctacctatttatacacccataacacagaaaaagtccactgtgtaacgtgtagggaggaacttcaaaggcgattcttgctttgtacttttcacttattgcctattttttacaacctaactggtgagtcccttgggagcactttgcttgtgtcagtagttcagctttttctctggggaacactcccaactctaggagtgatgtccaaattaggaaatgtgtgtcatgtagcaggcggatgtgactcccctcactgagacctgctgatagacgtaacagtaGGGCAGAGGACAGTGACTGTAATGTAACCAACCTgcgcactggtatttgacatgttttttttcttcccgaaaacaaataatttttaaaatatttgtatgaaacaaatattcaaacAAACCCACTATTTGTACTTTGCTAAATAACATCTTtatattcaggcacacccctattCAAAGTATAACCTCAATGAAACAAAAGTGAGTACACCTATGACTACTGAAACAATAATGATTACACCTGTCACTTACAATTAATACTAATTGAACCTGAACAAGGTTATAAAAGAACATGTGAACGCCTGGGATGTGTCTAATGCAACATGGCTCCACATGGTGAGGAATTGCCTGAACAAGTTAAGAAACCAGATTGTGAGACTTCATAAAGATGGGAGAGGTGCACAAGATCATTagcacagctgcagcagtgtcTAGGAGGTACAGAATGACCCATACTACCAATAACAGCAGGTGCCGTGGCTGTCCTTGAAAAACGACACCACGCGCAATTCACTATTCATGCAAACTTGCATTGACAAATGCTTCTGACTTGGCGCAAGGATTATCTGTGGATAttggtgtttcagtgactgTTCGGACAGTGCGAAGAACATTGCATGAAATCAACCTCTACAGACAACAagcaggagaataaaagttagagtgcagtgtaagaaattaataattatttgatttaagaaaaggcagcggcaaacagaaaagtctttaGCCTTGATTTATAAGAacagagttgcagcagacctgcattTTTCTgagagtt contains:
- the gypc gene encoding glycophorin-C isoform X3; protein product: MDKPSVTPISLQTQTETITVSMQTVVIAAVILVLIGLAVVVIRYMFRHKGSYRTNEAKGMEFAETADTALRGDPALRDAMDISKKEYFI
- the gypc gene encoding glycophorin-C isoform X1, which encodes MDKPSVTPISLQTQTETITVSMQTAPQSLRCPAPQTTPNLILSHQPPLPTPSLNPSRWPPLLTPHQTSSQWLSPPTSCQTPSCRLSPLTSCHTPSHQLAPLMPSQTFSSQLPSPCQFKRCWPSTPCQTSSRRPPSSMPHQTSNHLLPSSSW
- the gypc gene encoding glycophorin-C isoform X2 yields the protein MDKPSVTPISLQTQTETITVSMQTDYDMDDGYFDAILGVVIAAVILVLIGLAVVVIRYMFRHKGSYRTNEAKGMEFAETADTALRGDPALRDAMDISKKEYFI